The Patescibacteria group bacterium genome segment GATTTGTGTTATAATATTATTAATTATGCTAAAGGAAGATGACAAATTGAAACGGTTAATCACGGCAGTTTTTCGTGACTATTTTGTTTATGCTCCGGTTAAGCGGGACGGGAGGCTTTTGGCACAGGAAGCTAAGGTGCCGGACGAAATTGATTGGTCAGGCAAGTTAACCGAGAACTCTTGGAAAGAGTTGTTTTTGCCTCATCGGGAAAAGTTGTTTGAAGGCCGGCAGGGATTGGCGGAGACCAAAGGCGAACAGCCGCCGGTGGCCTGCTTGGGCATGAATATTTTGGATTTGAAGGCGCTGACGCTCTTTGATTTGGTTTTCGGCAACGATGTCTATTATCAAAATCGTCGGCAGAAAACCGTTGTTATCGGCTATGGTGCTGATTGGCCCAACAGCTACAAGAAAAGTAAAGTTTTTTCCCATAATTTTAAGGAGGACGCGCTGGAGCATGTGTCGTTTGATGTTTTTATTGCCGGCCGCAAAGGCGGGGAGCCGATTTTTTATTCCGGCTCTTCAGTCGGCCGTAAATTATTGGAGAGTTGCCGTATCAAGGATTTTGAGAATATCAAATTTGCCGGCGCCATAGCTGAAAGCGGGCCGGACAAGCGTATGTTGGAAATTAAAGGTAAATTGGAACGTTCTGCTAATCATTATTTATGGGATAATTTGGATCAAGTTTGTTTGGCCTGCGGCAAATGCACCGTTGCCTGTCCGACTTGTTTTTGTTTTGATTTGGAAGACAAGGCTAATCCTGATGATCCGCGGCGCGATCGCCGGTGGGGGAGCTGCTTTTATAATGATTTTTCTCTGGTCGCCGGCGGACATCAGGAATTGGATACGGTCAGGAAAAAAATATTTTTTTGGTATTATCATAAATTTGTGCGTATTCCCAAAGAATATTCCCATGTTGGGTGCGTATCCTGCGGCCGTTGTACGCGCACTTGTCCGGTCGGCATTGATATTGCCAAAAATATCGCTAAGATTTCAAAATTGAAATAAGCAAAATATTCAGTAGCATAAGATGCGTAATATTTATCAACCGCAAGAAGTTAAGGTGATCTCCGTCAGTCGCGAATCAATTGACACGGTTCTTTTGAGATTCCAATTTATTGATAAAAAACGCCAGAAGGCTTTTGCTTTTTTGCCCGGGCAATTTATGCAGATCGGCTTTCCCGGTTGGGGCGAGTGTCCCATCAGTATTTGTTCCTCGTCGGCTGACAGCAAGAAGTATTTTGAATTGGCTGTCCGTGACGTAGGGCAATTGACGCACAAAATCAACGAATTAAAAAACGGAGACGAAGCGTGGGTCAGGGGACCGTTTGGTAACGGCTTTGATACGGGTCTT includes the following:
- a CDS encoding 4Fe-4S dicluster domain-containing protein; translation: MLKEDDKLKRLITAVFRDYFVYAPVKRDGRLLAQEAKVPDEIDWSGKLTENSWKELFLPHREKLFEGRQGLAETKGEQPPVACLGMNILDLKALTLFDLVFGNDVYYQNRRQKTVVIGYGADWPNSYKKSKVFSHNFKEDALEHVSFDVFIAGRKGGEPIFYSGSSVGRKLLESCRIKDFENIKFAGAIAESGPDKRMLEIKGKLERSANHYLWDNLDQVCLACGKCTVACPTCFCFDLEDKANPDDPRRDRRWGSCFYNDFSLVAGGHQELDTVRKKIFFWYYHKFVRIPKEYSHVGCVSCGRCTRTCPVGIDIAKNIAKISKLK